A segment of the Candidatus Sumerlaea chitinivorans genome:
CTCGCTGATATGCAATCAGTGCCTGCGCGTGCGTGATGTTCTGCAGAAAACCAACTCGCACAACTCCAGCCCCGGATGGCGATTTGCTATTCTCGCGGCAGCCAGCCAGGATTAAAATTAGAAACGATGGCAGCAGCACGCTCGAATGCACCGTGAGTAGGGGAGGAGCACACCGAACGAGTTGTTTCCGAAGCGAGCCCGCAAAAAAGGCGATGTTATGGGTGAGCGCGGCCCTCCAGCACCTTACACGCCCGCAGAATTTTCCTACTAATTCTATCAATTTAGTCGTATTTGGCGTTAGTGTTCTCATCTTGGAGCCAGGCCAAACAGAATTAAATCCCACTTGCCGGATCTGGAGTCGGTTGCACTTGTAGCTCGGGCGTCCAGTCCTCATCGAACTCGCGGGCCGCAACTTTCTCCACTTCCTCCCGAATGGAGGTGTGAAGCTGCCCGGCGAAGACCCGTAGGTCGGCGGAAGAGCTCACGCGTGGGCGCGCAAAGGGGACCCGCACCAACCGTTTGATGGAACCGGGTGGCGCCGTCATGATCAACACGCGATCCGCAAGGTACACGGCTTCATTAATGTTGTGCGTTACGAAAATGATGGTGACATGAGTTTCGAACCAAATGCGTTGCAGCTCGTCGTGGAGCACATCTCGCGTTTGTGCATCCAATGCGCTAAATGGCTCGTCCATGAGTAGGACGTTCGGCTCAAGCGCCAGTGCGCGGGCGATGCTTACTCGCTGACGCATCCCCCCCGATAACTCATGGGGCAAGGCGTGAGCATATTTCGACAGATGCACCATTTTCAGAAAATGCATGGCGCGCTCGCGGCGCTCAGTCTTTGGAATACCCCGTAGCTTGAGGCCGTACTCGACATTACCCAGCACGGTCATCCAAGGCATAAGTCCAGCCTCTTGAAAGACGACCGCGCGATCCGGCCCCGGCCTTTCCACACGTTTTCCCTCCACCAGCACTTCGCCGGTGTCGGGGCGCTCGAAACCTGCGATAAGGTTCAGTAGCGAGGACTTGCCACAACCCGACGGGCCGATGATTGCAAAGAACTCACCCTTTTCAACCGTCAGCGTAAGCGGCGCCAAAGCAAGAATACGGCGAGTCGAACCGTTGCCGCGCTGCACATAAGTTTTGCTGACGTTTCGTAATTCAACTGCCATGAGATCGCTGATTTTCTCCTAAGCTCTCGCCTCAGCCGTGGATTCCTCCTCCGGACCCCTTCGGTGGCTGCTTGCTGCGGCTTTTCCTTGTTGGCCGTTTCTATGGCGCTGAACCCTCCGTTGCGCTCCGCGATGCCACGATTGTGATACCGGAGTTCGGGCGGTGAGTGAGCTCCACCCGAACCCCGTCTTTCTCGAACATGTAGTAAACCTCATTCACTCGAATATCTGAGCTCATTTGTCGCCACCCCTCTTTGCGCATGCGGGCGACAACCGCTTCAAGTTCGCTCAGTTTGCCCGAAGGAATCAGCGCCGTCTCCTCAATGCGCTTTCCAACTCTGACAGCGGAGGTTGTCGTCGGTAAATCCGATTTGAAGCCTGTCAGTGTCACTGGGACACTGCTAAATGTGAGCTCGCGTTGTTGGCCACACCCACTGAGGCCCAGCACGGTCACGACGACAAATCCGCTCAGCAGAAGCCACCCGAGCGTAATTTTATGAGCCCTTCTCATTTTAGCCCCCGCACTTTATAGTAGCCAATTAGCAAGGGAACGCGTAGCCCTCTCTCGCGGGCTACCAAGCTCCCTTATTATTTTACGCCAAACTCAGCTTCCACGTCGTCACTTTCGACGTCTACGTCGGCGAAAAGCCACGAGCTAAGGTAGCGTTCCGCAGGCGAGGGGATGATGACGACAATCATTTTGCCTTCGGCTTCCTTACGCTTAGCGACTTGACAAGCTGCCCAGACAGCAGCCCCGCTGGAGATGCCGACCGGAATGCCTTCCTCTTTCGCCATGCGCTTCGAGTAAACTGCCGCGTCTTCCTCGCGTACGGTGATAATCTCATCCAAAATCTTCGTGTTCAGGACCTCAGGAACAAACCCAGCGCCAATGCCTTGCAGCTTGTGCGGACCCGGTGCGCCACCACTGAGCACGGGTGAATTTGCAGGTTCTACTGCGATGGCTTTGAAGGAGGGCTTTCGTGCTTTGATGACCTCGGCCACGCCGGTGATGGTGCCGCCCGTGCCCACACCCGCGACAATCATGTCAACCTGACCATCAGTGTCATTCCAAATCTCTTCGGCAGTTGTACGCCGATGAATCTCCGGATTTGCCGGATTTGCAAATTGCTGGGGGATAATTGCATTGGGAATTTTCTGGGCCAGCTCTTCAGCTTTTGCGATCGCCCCTTTCATTCCTTTTGTTCCTTCGGTAAGTACAAGACGCGCCCCAAGGATCTTAAGCAATTTGCGTCGCTCGATGGACATCGTCTCGGGCATCGTGAGGATGAGACGATAGCCCTTTGCTGCCGCCACGAACGCCAGCGCAATGCCAGTGTTGCCACTTGTTGGTTCAATCAACACATGGGTTTCCGGACGGATGCCTTTGTTCTTTTCGAGCCATTCCACCATGGCCGCGCCGATGCGGTCCTTGACGCTCGCTAAAGGGTTAAAGAACTCCAGTTTTGCAAGAACAGTGGCGGGAGCACCGTCCGTGACTTTGTTTAGACGCACCAACGGGGTATTCCCTATTGTCTCGAGAATGTTCTGATAAATGCGTCCCATGTTGTGTCCTTTCTCCGTTTTTTAAATGTACCACATCAACTCTTCGACTTGCTTTTCGGTCGTCGAATTCTCGCAGAGCTGTGCGAGGGAAATCTGGCGAGTTTTTGCACTGACGCACCGACGAATATCCTCAAGTAGCGTTTCAAGCGTGCTGGAACCGGTCGAGCTCCGGGAGCGCTTTCCAGCCCGAGATGCCAAACGATCGCCCACTGCATTGAGAATATCTGCCAGCGAAATTGACTCGGTGGGGCGTGCAAGACGGTATCCCCCGTGAGGCCCTGCATGGCTTTCCACCAGACCTTGCGCTTTGAGGGCCAGGAGTATTTGTTCCAGAAACTTTTTCGGAAGGCCTTGCGACGTGGCGATTCGCTGGATCGTCACGGGCTGATCTCCAGCCCGACCCAGCGCAATCATTGCTCGAATCGCATACTCTGCTTTCTTGGTCAGTCTCATTGTTCCGATATTCAATACCATAAATAGCTACAAAAATTGTAGACGTCTACAGTTTTCTTCCGTTTTTCTACTGCCATTGGTCGAATACTGCCGATTTCGGAGCTTGACTGAGTGTCTGAATCCACGACTGCCCCCTATCGAAGAGGGTCAAAATTCCTACACCGCAAAATTGGGTGGGCCCACGCAATTTCTGTTTTACCCACGGCGCGGACTTTTCTCAAAATTACTTACGTTGAGATGAGTTGCCCTGGGCAAAGATTAGAGCAAATTTGTGCGTGTCCGGTCGGTCAGGGATTAGATCATGAACCTTTTTTCGAATGAAATGCATTCCCTGTGTTGGCGATAACCTATCAACGGAGTTAGGGTCACGCAGATGCACATCGCTGTTCAGAAAATCGCCCATCCATGGGCCGACGGCCAGCAGTCGCTCCCAGCTACCGGGGTGACGGTTGCCGAGGCCTCGTTGTCCGCCCTGTGGCAGTTGCTTGCACTGGCGTTGGTTGCGCGCGTGGTTTGGCGATTGTGCCGTCGAGGACAACCCTCTCAGCCCAAAGAAGAAACTGGCGCGTCCGTTGAGCCAGAACCCACTCCGCTCGAGGACGAGTTGCCGGCGGCGGATTGCAGCAGCGACTACATAGCCTCGTTTGAGGCGGAGGATGTTCTTGGCTGCCCAATATGCGGAGCGCGCTACCTGCGCAGCTCTGACACGTGTGAAGATTGTGGAGTCGAGCTTGTGGAGGAAGAGGAGTTACCAGACGCCTTGCCTCGCCGCAAGGACGAGGGTATTGTGCGGGTGGCGCGCATTGTGGATCCAGTGAAAAGCCAACTTATCGCGGGAATGTTGCGGGCACAGGGTATGCCAACCCTTCTGAGCCGGAGTAGCGTTTTGGATATCTGGGGGACGGATCTCTATGTTTTCGAAAGTGATGCCTTGAGCGCCAAGCGATTAATTCGCCAAATGCTTGCCGAGATGGAAGTGCACGTGCCGTGAGAAACGTGTGGGTTTACACTGATTGCTCAAGGGGAGGGGAGAAATGACGTCTCGCTTCGGTCAGGTACGCTCGGCTCAGCAGCACGTTTTTGAGACGCTCATTGGCCATGATTCGGCGAAAATCTATCTTCGCAATGCGGTTGAGATGAGTGCCTTACCCCATGCTCTTCTCATTCACGGGCCGCAAGGCGTGGGAAAGCTGAGTCTTGCCTACGCACTTGCCAAGTACATCAATTGTGCGTCGCAGGCACCCACGAACTGCTCGTGCTCCGTATGTCGAAAAATTGCTTCCGATGCGTTTGCAGACATCTTGATTGTCGAGCCCCGCGGTGCCGCTGGCCAGATTACACTTGCCGGCTGGAAGGCTGGACGCGATGAGTCCGACGGAGACCCAGCCTACTACCGATTCATTGATACTGCTCCATTGGAAGGGGTCCGCAAGGTACTCATCATCCGTCAAGCTGAGCGGATGAATCTTGCACTTGCGAACTTCCTATTGAAGCTGATTGAAGAGCCTCCTTCCTATTTACAAATTATCTTGATAACAGATCGGCCCGGGGAGATACTCCCGACGATCCGTTCGCGCTGCGCTCCGGTAAAACTGTGTCCATTAAACGGAGCGGAAATGACCCAATTTGTTTCAGCCGTTGCTCCAGATCTTGCGGAGCGAAATCGAGCGCTCTTACTCCGGCTTTCAGCTGGGAGTCCGGGAAGATTACTTGAAATGTTGAGCACTGACCCCGCAAAGGAACAAGACGCGGTTGCCAAGGAAATGAACCTTTTTCTCGAGAACGGATTTCCCGCTCTTTTCCGAGTGGCACGAAATCTTGCTGGGATAGGAGAGCAGCGCGGAGGAGGCTCTGCAGATGCTCTGACCCATACATTGAACGCCATGCTTGCATGGTTTCGGGATGCAATGTTGGCAAAAGTTGTTTGCCCAACAGCCTTTCAGCGTCTTTCCCTGCACATTGAAGCGGATACCTTTGGACGCTTTGCTTCGGGAACTTCGCTCGAAGGGCTTGCAGAAGCTTTTCTTGCGACCCAGCAAATGGCAGAGTACGTCCCTCGGCAAACAGATAGGCAGTACGTTCTTGAATTGGCGCTCAGTCGCATTGGGCGAGCACTCCGCGCCCGCTAACGGTGGAGGACTCTTTTAAGCCGTAAGTAAGGGGGCCGGCTTGCTGCGCAGGTGTAGCGTAATTCGGGCAGCGTGCGTGCGAGCGCTGAGATCTAAGCCAAGCACATGACCCAACGCAACGACTGGGTTCACGTGCTCATTGTCCGCAAACGACATTCTTACTGAGAAAACTACCTCTGAGCCGGTTGCCGACCACTCGATCGCCTGGACAGAACGCTTCAAATCCCGCCGCCGAGTGCCGTCTTTTTTCCGAATTTCGATTGGCCAGCTTTCTGCAGCGAGAAAGTCGCGAATACGACGTTCAGCAAGCTTAGGCGGAATGAGATCTGTCCCAACAGCCACGCGATAATCGGCAGCAACGACGTCAGCACCCAAGGCAGGCGCACTGAGAGGAACTGTGCTCGCTTCCAACCATTCGAGGCCATCGAGAGGGATACGTCGCACGGCTTCCAGAGCCACCTCTGCCAAGAGAGGCTCGGTGAACCAAACATCTACCAGTTCTTGCTCGCCAAGGAAGCCCAAAGGAAGTGGGGGAGCAAACTGAACTCTGGCTTGCGGGTTGAAACCGTGGGAGTAGGCGAGAGGGAGTTCGGTTCGCCTGAGAACAAGTGTCACGGCGCGCGCAAAATCCAAATGTGAGATATAGCGCAGAGCCCCCCGACGTGCATAAGTAAACCGAATGCGTGAGACCGGTGATGGAACTTCTGGTTTCCGTTTTTGTTCGCGACGTAACTCTTCAACGAGGCCATCCTCTTTGGCGGAGAGGATGTTTTTGACCTCTTTGAAATCGCAAGCTTCGCACCCTGCGCATTTCGTTGTTGAGCAATCTGTCGTCACTGCGGCGCGTTCACTGCGCTCCTTCTCTTTCCACAGGAAATCCTTTCCGAGTGAGGCACTGATGTGATCCCACGGCAAGACCTCATCGCGACTTCGCTCGCGACAGGCGTACCAGTGCGGGTCGATCCCGGTTTCGGCAAAGGCTTGCATCCACAGGTCGTAACGGAAACTTTCGTCCCAATTATCAAAACGGCACCCCAACTGCCACGCTCGGTAGAGAGCTGAGCACACGCGGCGATCCGCTCGACTCAGAACGCCTTCGATAACACTCTGATAAACGTTATGTTTCTTCAGCGAAGCGTAACGCTTGTTGAGCCTCGATTCCACGTACGCATAGATTCGCTCCAGCTCCTCAATGGTGGGCTGAGCGTGCCACTGGAATGGGGTTTGAGGTTTTGGCACAAACGGCGAGATCGAAACATTGAGCTGAAAGTTGCGCCCGGCATAGCGCTTTCCCAGCTCAATCGCTTTTTCCGTAATTCGAATGATTCCGTCCAAATCTTCCTGAGTTTCGGTCGGCAGGCCGCACATAAAGTAGAACTTGAGCGTCCGCCAGCCGCGCTTGAGGACCTCCTCGATGGTGCGTTCGAAACGCTCTTCATCCACTACCTTGTTGATCACGCGGCGCAACCGCTCGGTTCCAGCCTCTGGGGCAAAGGTAAATCCGCTCTTACGGACCGACCCAATTTCATCCGCCAGCTCGACATCGAAAGCGTTGATGCGTAGGGACGGTAGCGAAAGGGAAATCCCTCGCTGGGCAAACTCAGCGCGCAGCAAGCGCGTGAGCGGAATGATTTGCGAATAATCTGCGCTTGAGAGCGAGAGCAGCGAAATCTCCTCGTAACCGGTATTGCGAATGCCCTCTCGGGCGATTTCGAGAATCTGCTGAGGGCTTCGCTCCCGAAGAGGGCGAGTGATCATGCCGGCCTGACAAAATCGGCAGCCCGTCATGCAGCCACGCTTAATTTCGATGGCGAAGCGATCGTGAACAACCCGCATGAGTGGCACAACGGGCCGCACGCTGCCCCAATGGGTTCGAAGGTCGAAATTTGTTTTCGTGACCACAGCGGGAACTTCGGGGTGTGTGGGCACAATTTTCTCCAACGTGCCATCGGGACGGTATCGGCATTCGTAAAACCGGGGCACGTACACCCCCGGGATTTGCGCGAGGCTGAGTAAAAGATCCTCGCGACTCACCGCCCCTTCACGGAGCCAAGAACGCCGATTCAATGCCTCGTCCGAATCGAATGTGGGAACCGCGCGCCGCCGCGCACGCGTCCCATCCCCACGATAACGCACTAACTGCCTCTCACCTGTGGGCGACTGGCCCTTTCGCCAAGCCTTGACCGTCTCAAGGATTTGCAGCAAAGCCCATTCGCCGTCGCCAATCACGAATGCATCCACAAAGTCGGCAAGCACTTCCGGATTGAACGCGCCGTGTCCGCCTGCGATCACAATAGGATCCGAAGCGGTGCGATCATGCGAAAACACCGGTACTTCACCGAGCTCCAACATGGTGAGAATATTTGTGTAGTTGAGCTCGTGGGGGAGAGAAAACGCCAAAACGTCGGTCTCGCGAAGTGGACGCTTTGTTTCCAGAGTGTAAAGCGGGATCGCGTGCTCTCGCAGAACCGCTTCGAAATCAGGAGCGGGGGTGTAAACGCGCTCGGCTTGAAATTCGGCGACCGCATTCACCAGTTCGTAGAGGATTTGAAAGCCATGGTAGCTCATCCCCACTTCGTACACGTCGGGGAATGCGAGTGCCACGCGGACTGCAACCTCGTCGTCCGGCTTTACCACGGTGTTCAATTCACCGCCCACGTAGCGCCCCGGCTTTTCAACGCCAAGGAGGTACGGAGCAAGCCGATCCATGATGTCATGTCGTGTTGGCGTCATTTCACTCATAAAAACCTTACCATAAATGGGTTATTCGTTGGTCCTATTTTCAAATGTCGCAACGGCGCGTTATGATTGCATCGCCCCTAGCCTGAGCCTATCTCGCAGAGAGTACGGTTGGTGCCGACCGGGCAACGTTGAATCGGTGAAGGAGCTTATGGCATAATGCAGAGTCAACTTTTCCTTTGGGACAAAGGCGAGTGGCAATTCTGCTGCACTCTGAGTTGGCTCACGTCGGAAGCCCAACTGGCATACCATATCACTCAAGCGATCAAGTTCAGCTACCACTGCGTCTCGAGTATTTCAAAGCACACGCGATAGCTTTTACGTGCCAACGCCTCACTCACTCGTGAATCACGTGTTGAAGCTGATAGAGCATCTCGAGTTCGTTTGCATCGAACCACGTTACGTCGCACACAAAACACCGATCCACGATTATGTTGAATTGGTAACTAAAGTAATTCCGTGTCATGGTCTGTTTGCAAAGG
Coding sequences within it:
- a CDS encoding Fe-S oxidoreductase, whose amino-acid sequence is MSEMTPTRHDIMDRLAPYLLGVEKPGRYVGGELNTVVKPDDEVAVRVALAFPDVYEVGMSYHGFQILYELVNAVAEFQAERVYTPAPDFEAVLREHAIPLYTLETKRPLRETDVLAFSLPHELNYTNILTMLELGEVPVFSHDRTASDPIVIAGGHGAFNPEVLADFVDAFVIGDGEWALLQILETVKAWRKGQSPTGERQLVRYRGDGTRARRRAVPTFDSDEALNRRSWLREGAVSREDLLLSLAQIPGVYVPRFYECRYRPDGTLEKIVPTHPEVPAVVTKTNFDLRTHWGSVRPVVPLMRVVHDRFAIEIKRGCMTGCRFCQAGMITRPLRERSPQQILEIAREGIRNTGYEEISLLSLSSADYSQIIPLTRLLRAEFAQRGISLSLPSLRINAFDVELADEIGSVRKSGFTFAPEAGTERLRRVINKVVDEERFERTIEEVLKRGWRTLKFYFMCGLPTETQEDLDGIIRITEKAIELGKRYAGRNFQLNVSISPFVPKPQTPFQWHAQPTIEELERIYAYVESRLNKRYASLKKHNVYQSVIEGVLSRADRRVCSALYRAWQLGCRFDNWDESFRYDLWMQAFAETGIDPHWYACRERSRDEVLPWDHISASLGKDFLWKEKERSERAAVTTDCSTTKCAGCEACDFKEVKNILSAKEDGLVEELRREQKRKPEVPSPVSRIRFTYARRGALRYISHLDFARAVTLVLRRTELPLAYSHGFNPQARVQFAPPLPLGFLGEQELVDVWFTEPLLAEVALEAVRRIPLDGLEWLEASTVPLSAPALGADVVAADYRVAVGTDLIPPKLAERRIRDFLAAESWPIEIRKKDGTRRRDLKRSVQAIEWSATGSEVVFSVRMSFADNEHVNPVVALGHVLGLDLSARTHAARITLHLRSKPAPLLTA
- a CDS encoding putative transcriptional regulator of sulfate adenylyltransferase, Rrf2 family, whose amino-acid sequence is MRLTKKAEYAIRAMIALGRAGDQPVTIQRIATSQGLPKKFLEQILLALKAQGLVESHAGPHGGYRLARPTESISLADILNAVGDRLASRAGKRSRSSTGSSTLETLLEDIRRCVSAKTRQISLAQLCENSTTEKQVEELMWYI
- a CDS encoding ABC-type probable sulfate transporter, ATPase component; translated protein: MAVELRNVSKTYVQRGNGSTRRILALAPLTLTVEKGEFFAIIGPSGCGKSSLLNLIAGFERPDTGEVLVEGKRVERPGPDRAVVFQEAGLMPWMTVLGNVEYGLKLRGIPKTERRERAMHFLKMVHLSKYAHALPHELSGGMRQRVSIARALALEPNVLLMDEPFSALDAQTRDVLHDELQRIWFETHVTIIFVTHNINEAVYLADRVLIMTAPPGSIKRLVRVPFARPRVSSSADLRVFAGQLHTSIREEVEKVAAREFDEDWTPELQVQPTPDPASGI
- a CDS encoding Cysteine synthase encodes the protein MGRIYQNILETIGNTPLVRLNKVTDGAPATVLAKLEFFNPLASVKDRIGAAMVEWLEKNKGIRPETHVLIEPTSGNTGIALAFVAAAKGYRLILTMPETMSIERRKLLKILGARLVLTEGTKGMKGAIAKAEELAQKIPNAIIPQQFANPANPEIHRRTTAEEIWNDTDGQVDMIVAGVGTGGTITGVAEVIKARKPSFKAIAVEPANSPVLSGGAPGPHKLQGIGAGFVPEVLNTKILDEIITVREEDAAVYSKRMAKEEGIPVGISSGAAVWAACQVAKRKEAEGKMIVVIIPSPAERYLSSWLFADVDVESDDVEAEFGVK
- a CDS encoding DNA polymerase III delta prime subunit; translated protein: MTSRFGQVRSAQQHVFETLIGHDSAKIYLRNAVEMSALPHALLIHGPQGVGKLSLAYALAKYINCASQAPTNCSCSVCRKIASDAFADILIVEPRGAAGQITLAGWKAGRDESDGDPAYYRFIDTAPLEGVRKVLIIRQAERMNLALANFLLKLIEEPPSYLQIILITDRPGEILPTIRSRCAPVKLCPLNGAEMTQFVSAVAPDLAERNRALLLRLSAGSPGRLLEMLSTDPAKEQDAVAKEMNLFLENGFPALFRVARNLAGIGEQRGGGSADALTHTLNAMLAWFRDAMLAKVVCPTAFQRLSLHIEADTFGRFASGTSLEGLAEAFLATQQMAEYVPRQTDRQYVLELALSRIGRALRAR